A segment of the Luteolibacter sp. Y139 genome:
TCCCCAGCGCCGCCGCCAGCTCATGCCCGTTCCCCAGTGAGGACAGCAGCGAGTAAATCGTCTTCGTGATCGGATAGTACTCCACCTGCTGCGCCAGGATCAGGCTGTCGCTCACCTCCAGCATCGCGAACGCAAACGCCAGAATGCACCCAGCCGCCAGATTCGCCCCAATCAATGGCAGCGAAACCTTCCGCAGCGTATTGAACCACCCCGCCCCCAGCGACCTCGCCGCCTCCTCCAGCGCCGGATTGCTCTGCTGCAAGCCCGCCACCGCCGACCGCACCACGTACGGCAAACGTCGTACCGCATACGCCACGATCAGCAGCATCGCCGGATTCCCACCAGCCCCGATCAAAAACCTCAAGGGCCGCCCCTCCTGCGAAAGCGCCAGATACCCGAACGCCAGCACCAGCCCCGGCACCGCCAGCGGCAACATCACCAGCGCATCCAACAGCGCCCGTCCCTTGATCGTGCTCCGCACAATCACCCACGCAATCGCCACCCCCAGCACCAGATCCACCAGCGTCGCGAAGGAAGCATAGAACAAGCTGTTCTTGATCGAAGGCACCACAAACGGATCGCCCAGCGCATCCCGGTAGTTGTCGAACTTCATCGCGACCGGCAGCACCGTTTGGTACCAGTCATCCGATAGCGAAAGCAGGATCACCCCCAGGTGCGGCAGCGATGCCACCACAAACACCGCACCGAAAATCATCGCACACCCCAGCGACTTCAGCCCCGTCAGCTTCACCTCCGCCCCCCTCCCCTTCGGCCGCGGCTGAGCTCCTGAAGTCTGCCGGCCGAATAGCGCCTTCGTCACCCCGAACACCAGCGCCGAGATCACCAGGATCACCGCCACTAGCGCATACGGCGCCGGATTGCCCGAGAGATCCTTGATCCCGTCGAACACCTGCACGGGGGCCACTCGCGTGAAGTCAAATACCAGCGGCACCCCCAGCTCCGTGAACGCCCACACGAACACGATCGCCGATCCCGCAAAAATCCCCGGCATCGCCAGCGGCAGCGTGATCCGCAACAAGCGCC
Coding sequences within it:
- a CDS encoding ABC transporter permease; the protein is MNRGAAIAVTAVVTALFGVFFLYPAFSVIGEAFRTPGGGFTMDFIGDIFKSPIYREGLWNALALGVVSTLATFLIAFPLSLLSYRYDFLGRGVLGVLILIPLVLPPFVGAIGIRHMLGVEGSLNALLTDIGLMNPQAPVDWLAKGRFWGIVAMNALHLYPILYMNITAALSNLDPAMEQAAENLGCPPARRLLRITLPLAMPGIFAGSAIVFVWAFTELGVPLVFDFTRVAPVQVFDGIKDLSGNPAPYALVAVILVISALVFGVTKALFGRQTSGAQPRPKGRGAEVKLTGLKSLGCAMIFGAVFVVASLPHLGVILLSLSDDWYQTVLPVAMKFDNYRDALGDPFVVPSIKNSLFYASFATLVDLVLGVAIAWVIVRSTIKGRALLDALVMLPLAVPGLVLAFGYLALSQEGRPLRFLIGAGGNPAMLLIVAYAVRRLPYVVRSAVAGLQQSNPALEEAARSLGAGWFNTLRKVSLPLIGANLAAGCILAFAFAMLEVSDSLILAQQVEYYPITKTIYSLLSSLGNGHELAAALGTWAMVFLSIAIVGAAALGGKRGGLFRV